A genomic stretch from Microcebus murinus isolate Inina chromosome 19, M.murinus_Inina_mat1.0, whole genome shotgun sequence includes:
- the BRI3 gene encoding membrane protein BRI3 isoform X2, with the protein MDHKPLLQERPPAYSLEAGQGDYACGPHGYGAIPTAPPPPPYPYLVTGLPTHHPRVYNIHSRAVTRYPANSIVVVGGCPVCSLLCHWWGGAGVAGSDCPRAQLRAYVSEVSSHFDCRARVWLTN; encoded by the exons ATGGACCACAAGCCCCTGCTGCAGGAGCGGCCGCCCGCCTATAGCCTGGAGGCCGGCCAGGGCGACTACGCGTGCGGCCCGCACGGCTACGGCGCCATCCCCaccgcgcccccgccgccgccctaCCCCTACCTCGTCACAG GTTTACCCACCCACCACCCCAGGGTCTACAACATCCACAGTCGAGCTGTCACCCGTTACCCTGCCAACTCCATCGTCGTGGTTGGAGGCTGTCCGGTCTGCAG cctcctctgtcACTGGTGGGGTGGAGCCGGTGTGGCTGGGTCTGACTGTCCCAGGGCCCAGCTCCGGGCCTACGTCAGCGAGGTGAGTAGCCACTTTGACTGCAGAGCTAGAGTCTGGTTAACCAATTAG
- the BRI3 gene encoding membrane protein BRI3 isoform X1: MDHKPLLQERPPAYSLEAGQGDYACGPHGYGAIPTAPPPPPYPYLVTGLPTHHPRVYNIHSRAVTRYPANSIVVVGGCPVCRVGVLEDGFTFLGIFLAIILFPFGFICCFALRKRRCPNCGATFS; the protein is encoded by the exons ATGGACCACAAGCCCCTGCTGCAGGAGCGGCCGCCCGCCTATAGCCTGGAGGCCGGCCAGGGCGACTACGCGTGCGGCCCGCACGGCTACGGCGCCATCCCCaccgcgcccccgccgccgccctaCCCCTACCTCGTCACAG GTTTACCCACCCACCACCCCAGGGTCTACAACATCCACAGTCGAGCTGTCACCCGTTACCCTGCCAACTCCATCGTCGTGGTTGGAGGCTGTCCGGTCTGCAG GGTCGGGGTGCTGGAGGACGGCTTCACCTTCCTGGGCATCTTCTTGGCCATCATCTTGTTTCCCTTCGGCTTCATCTGCTGTTTTGCCTTGAGGAAGCGAAGATGCCCCAACTGTGGAGCAACCTTTAGTTAA